Proteins encoded within one genomic window of Triticum aestivum cultivar Chinese Spring chromosome 2D, IWGSC CS RefSeq v2.1, whole genome shotgun sequence:
- the LOC123053042 gene encoding probable ribose-5-phosphate isomerase 2 encodes MGSAASPPRALDAATQEDLKRVSAHRAVDMVESGMTLGLGTGSTAAHALDRLGDLLRTGALRAVAGVPTSLKTEAHAARVGIPMLALADAAEIHLSIDGADEVDPDLNLVKGRGGSLLREKMIEGAGARFVVIVDESKLVPRLGCTGAVPVEVVPFGSAYTLGLIRKVFDKLPGFHARLRTVKSKASDRQEELFLTDNGNHIVEMFFEDGIHGNLRDISDSLLRITGVVEHGMFLGMATKVIVAKKDGTVAVLSKK; translated from the coding sequence ATgggcagcgccgcctcgccgccgcgggCCCTCGACGCGGCGACGCAGGAGGACCTCAAGCGCGTCTCCGCGCACCGCGCCGTCGACATGGTGGAGTCCGGCATGACGCTGGGGCTCGGCACCGGCTCCACGGCCGCGCACGCGCTCGACCGCCTCGGCGACCTCCTCCGCACCGGCGCGCTGCGCGCGGTCGCCGGGGTGCCCACCTCCCTCAAGACGGAGGCGCACGCCGCGCGCGTCGGGATCCCCATGCTcgcgctcgccgacgccgccgaGATCCAcctctccatcgacggcgccgacGAGGTCGACCCGGACCTCAACCTCGTCAAGGGCCGCGGCGGCTCGCTCCTCCGCGAGAAGATGATCGAGGGCGCCGGCGCCCGCTTCGTCGTCATCGTCGACGAGTCCAAGCTCGTCCCCCGCCTCGGCTGCACGGGCGCCGTGCCCGTCGAGGTCGTCCCCTTCGGCAGCGCCTACACGCTCGGCCTCatccgcaaggtgttcgacaaattGCCGGGCTTCCACGCCAGGCTCAGGACCGTCAAGTCCAAGGCCAGCGACCGCCAGGAGGAGCTCTTTCTCACCGACAACGGCAACCACATCGTCGAGATGTTCTTCGAGGACGGCATACACGGCAACCTGCGCGACATCAGCGACAGCCTGCTGCGCATCACGGGCGTCGTCGAGCACGGCATGTTCCTCGGCATGGCCACCAAGGTGATTGTCGCCAAGAAGGACGGCACCGTGGCGGTCCTCAGCAAGAAGTAG